The proteins below come from a single Cricetulus griseus strain 17A/GY chromosome 6, alternate assembly CriGri-PICRH-1.0, whole genome shotgun sequence genomic window:
- the Dsn1 gene encoding kinetochore-associated protein DSN1 homolog isoform X2: protein MMSKTEDRQWQSRLSPLEVLPNSSASLEMTQGIAKEKNHLGCSHPEEGESCDDNHQERLQLRSFHLSPQEQSVRHQDRRQSWRRASMKEINRRKSLAPFHPGITALSSSISLKLAESKRLGALLLSSFQFSVEKLEPFLKSTKDFSLECFRAKVSSLSEELEHFTEKLESDGTLQKCFVEDSKEKAPDFSLETSVAEVKKYIAKFSLERQTWDQLLQQYQKEVPPEEMPRGSTETEITEVKVDPTSYLGSSQKEVLNTKPDYQEIVRNQNQVFACMELVMDELQGSVKQLQAFMDESTQYLQQVSVQLKKRSMEQLDTSPARKLLRLHLQKSSTTQ, encoded by the exons ATGATGTCCAAGACTGAGGATCGTCAGTGGCAATCACGTCTCAGCCCTCTGGAAGTGTTGCCTaactcctctgcctccctggagATGACTCAAGGcattgcaaaggaaaaaaatcaccttgGCTGCAGCCACCCTGAAGAGGGGGAAAGTTGTGATGACAATCATCAGGAAAGACTTCAGTTGAGGTCATTTCACTTGTCCCCTCAAGAACAGTCTGTCCGTCATCAAGACAGAAGGCAGTCTTGGCGACGAGCAAGTATGAAAGAAATAAACCGGCGAAAGTCGTTGGCTCCCTTTCACCCAGGCATCACAG CTCTCAGCAGCTCCATCAGTTTGAAGTTAGCAGAAAGCAAACGGCTTGGCGCTCTACTGCTCTCCAGCTTCCAG ttctctGTTGAGAAACTTGAACCTTTCTTAAAGAGCACTAAGGACTTCAGCCTTGAATGCTTCAGAGCGAAAG TATCTTCTCTCTCTGAAGAATTGGAACATTTTACAGAGAAGCTGGAAAGTGATGGAACTCTACAAAAGTGTTTTGTTGAAGATTCAAAAGA AAAAGCACCAGATTTTTCACTTGAAACATCAGTGGCTGAGGTGAAAAAATATATAGCAAA GTTTTCTTTAGAACGTCAGACTTGGGATCAGCTCTTACAACAGTACCAGAAGGAGGTTCCACCCGAAGAGATGCCCAG GGGATCAACTGAAACTGAAATCACTGAAGTTAAAGTGGATCCTACATCTTATCTTGGGTCTTCCCAGAAGGAAGTCCTTAACACAAAGCCCGACTACCAGGAAATCGTACGGAATCAGAACCAAGTCTTTGCCTGCATGGAGTTAGTG ATGGATGAGCTGCAAGGATCTGTGAAGCAGCTGCAAGCCTTCATGGATGAAAGTACTCAGTACCTCCAGCAGGTGTCAGTACAGCTCA agaagagaagcaTGGAACAATTAGATACTTCACCTGCTCGAAAACTGCTCAGACTCCACCTGCAGAAGTCATCTACTACACAGTGA
- the Dsn1 gene encoding kinetochore-associated protein DSN1 homolog isoform X3: MAPSGAGALKPLAAHAQLFGGNFGSSGGYAGPRTVQRRGEPSAVTPSFQRMTSVTRPEALSSSISLKLAESKRLGALLLSSFQFSVEKLEPFLKSTKDFSLECFRAKVSSLSEELEHFTEKLESDGTLQKCFVEDSKEKAPDFSLETSVAEVKKYIAKFSLERQTWDQLLQQYQKEVPPEEMPRGSTETEITEVKVDPTSYLGSSQKEVLNTKPDYQEIVRNQNQVFACMELVMDELQGSVKQLQAFMDESTQYLQQVSVQLKKRSMEQLDTSPARKLLRLHLQKSSTTQ; the protein is encoded by the exons ATGGCACCGTCCGGCGCTGGAGCGCTGAAGCCGCTGGCTGCGCATGCGCAGTTGTTTGGCGGGAATTTCGGAAGTAGCGGCGGCTACGCGGGACCGCGAACCGTACAACGCCGTGGAGAGCCCTCTGCGGTTACGCCGAGTTTCCAGAG GATGACTTCCGTGACCAGACCAGAAG CTCTCAGCAGCTCCATCAGTTTGAAGTTAGCAGAAAGCAAACGGCTTGGCGCTCTACTGCTCTCCAGCTTCCAG ttctctGTTGAGAAACTTGAACCTTTCTTAAAGAGCACTAAGGACTTCAGCCTTGAATGCTTCAGAGCGAAAG TATCTTCTCTCTCTGAAGAATTGGAACATTTTACAGAGAAGCTGGAAAGTGATGGAACTCTACAAAAGTGTTTTGTTGAAGATTCAAAAGA AAAAGCACCAGATTTTTCACTTGAAACATCAGTGGCTGAGGTGAAAAAATATATAGCAAA GTTTTCTTTAGAACGTCAGACTTGGGATCAGCTCTTACAACAGTACCAGAAGGAGGTTCCACCCGAAGAGATGCCCAG GGGATCAACTGAAACTGAAATCACTGAAGTTAAAGTGGATCCTACATCTTATCTTGGGTCTTCCCAGAAGGAAGTCCTTAACACAAAGCCCGACTACCAGGAAATCGTACGGAATCAGAACCAAGTCTTTGCCTGCATGGAGTTAGTG ATGGATGAGCTGCAAGGATCTGTGAAGCAGCTGCAAGCCTTCATGGATGAAAGTACTCAGTACCTCCAGCAGGTGTCAGTACAGCTCA agaagagaagcaTGGAACAATTAGATACTTCACCTGCTCGAAAACTGCTCAGACTCCACCTGCAGAAGTCATCTACTACACAGTGA
- the Dsn1 gene encoding kinetochore-associated protein DSN1 homolog isoform X1: MAPSGAGALKPLAAHAQLFGGNFGSSGGYAGPRTVQRRGEPSAVTPSFQRMTSVTRPEEQEPMMSKTEDRQWQSRLSPLEVLPNSSASLEMTQGIAKEKNHLGCSHPEEGESCDDNHQERLQLRSFHLSPQEQSVRHQDRRQSWRRASMKEINRRKSLAPFHPGITALSSSISLKLAESKRLGALLLSSFQFSVEKLEPFLKSTKDFSLECFRAKVSSLSEELEHFTEKLESDGTLQKCFVEDSKEKAPDFSLETSVAEVKKYIAKFSLERQTWDQLLQQYQKEVPPEEMPRGSTETEITEVKVDPTSYLGSSQKEVLNTKPDYQEIVRNQNQVFACMELVMDELQGSVKQLQAFMDESTQYLQQVSVQLKKRSMEQLDTSPARKLLRLHLQKSSTTQ; encoded by the exons ATGGCACCGTCCGGCGCTGGAGCGCTGAAGCCGCTGGCTGCGCATGCGCAGTTGTTTGGCGGGAATTTCGGAAGTAGCGGCGGCTACGCGGGACCGCGAACCGTACAACGCCGTGGAGAGCCCTCTGCGGTTACGCCGAGTTTCCAGAG GATGACTTCCGTGACCAGACCAGAAG AACAGGAACCAATGATGTCCAAGACTGAGGATCGTCAGTGGCAATCACGTCTCAGCCCTCTGGAAGTGTTGCCTaactcctctgcctccctggagATGACTCAAGGcattgcaaaggaaaaaaatcaccttgGCTGCAGCCACCCTGAAGAGGGGGAAAGTTGTGATGACAATCATCAGGAAAGACTTCAGTTGAGGTCATTTCACTTGTCCCCTCAAGAACAGTCTGTCCGTCATCAAGACAGAAGGCAGTCTTGGCGACGAGCAAGTATGAAAGAAATAAACCGGCGAAAGTCGTTGGCTCCCTTTCACCCAGGCATCACAG CTCTCAGCAGCTCCATCAGTTTGAAGTTAGCAGAAAGCAAACGGCTTGGCGCTCTACTGCTCTCCAGCTTCCAG ttctctGTTGAGAAACTTGAACCTTTCTTAAAGAGCACTAAGGACTTCAGCCTTGAATGCTTCAGAGCGAAAG TATCTTCTCTCTCTGAAGAATTGGAACATTTTACAGAGAAGCTGGAAAGTGATGGAACTCTACAAAAGTGTTTTGTTGAAGATTCAAAAGA AAAAGCACCAGATTTTTCACTTGAAACATCAGTGGCTGAGGTGAAAAAATATATAGCAAA GTTTTCTTTAGAACGTCAGACTTGGGATCAGCTCTTACAACAGTACCAGAAGGAGGTTCCACCCGAAGAGATGCCCAG GGGATCAACTGAAACTGAAATCACTGAAGTTAAAGTGGATCCTACATCTTATCTTGGGTCTTCCCAGAAGGAAGTCCTTAACACAAAGCCCGACTACCAGGAAATCGTACGGAATCAGAACCAAGTCTTTGCCTGCATGGAGTTAGTG ATGGATGAGCTGCAAGGATCTGTGAAGCAGCTGCAAGCCTTCATGGATGAAAGTACTCAGTACCTCCAGCAGGTGTCAGTACAGCTCA agaagagaagcaTGGAACAATTAGATACTTCACCTGCTCGAAAACTGCTCAGACTCCACCTGCAGAAGTCATCTACTACACAGTGA